A genomic segment from Amycolatopsis camponoti encodes:
- a CDS encoding HAMP domain-containing protein, protein MVEGTRPGAKGAVAGVGEAGEQELRRLLAGLTAVRDGDFGIRLPGGADGLLGEIATVFNGMADQLSLFTSEVTRVAREVGSEGQLGGQAKVPGVSGTWKDLTDSVNAMAGNLTTQVRDIAQVATAVAKGDLSQKIDVDARGEILELKDTVNTMVDQLSSFADEVTRVAREVGSEGRLGGQAQVPGVGGVWRDLTDSVNFMAGNLTDQVRNVAQVTTAVAKGDLSQKITVDARGEILELKSTINTMVDQLSSFADEVTRVAREVGTEGRLGGQADVKGVSGTWRDLTDSVNFMAGNLTDQVRNIAQVATAVAKGDLSQKINVTARGEVLELKDTLNTMVDQLSAFADEVTRVAREVGTEGSLGGQADVKGVSGTWKDLTESVNVMADNLTAQVRSIAQVTTAVARGDLSQKIRVDARGEILELKDTINTMVDQLSAFADEVTRVAREVGTEGNLGGQATVRGVSGTWKNLTDNVNVMASNLTGQVRSIAQVATAVARGDLSGKITVEAKGEVAALADVINTMVDTLSAFADEVTRVAREVGTEGMLGGQARVPNVAGTWKDLTDNVNSMANNLTGQVRNIAQVTTAVAQGDLTRKIDVDARGEILELKTTINTMVDQLSAFAAEVTRVAREVGSEGRLGGQAEVEGVSGTWKRLTENVNELAGNLTRQVRAIAEVTSAVAEGDLTRSITVDASGEVAELKDNINSMVESLRETTRANQEQDWLKSNLATITGLMQGRRDLAVVAAAVMDELVPLVNAQFGAFYLADDTAEVPELRLVGAYGHPDGEGPVVRFRIGQSLVGQAARSRRPIAVDDVPPGYATISSGLGSTVPASLIVLPIVVEDQVLGVLELASVHGFTAVHRAFLELLMEQIGVNVNSIVANARTDELLGESQRLTAELQTRSEELQARQEELQSSNAELEEKAALLVTQNRDIETKNLEIEQARQELEARAQQLTIASKYKSEFLANMSHELRTPLNSLLILAQLLAQNPTRNLTAKQVEYAGIIHSAGSDLLQLINDILDLSKVEAGKMDVTPEQVSLRGLLDYVEATFRPMTSQRNLEFRITVAPGSPVELLTDDSRLRQVLRNLLSNAVKFTEVGGIELHIEPVEPDKLPRPLRAHGPAVAFRVTDTGIGIAEHQLESIFGAFQQADGTTSRKYGGTGLGLSISREIAQLLGGFITAESTLGEGSSFTFSLPVARPDFATLPAGEHPGTALAIGDAGAALTASVPRAHRRLLVVEERQHGLLTLVAESAAADLADSRDIGISPAEVEVVTAVGTQEAAAALATDAYHCVVLDLDLPERTAFGFLDAMQGDSALRMVPVLAHNSRRLDGELEQLVQSRADVPSLEVLSGLDELRERIALHLSAEEPGAVLPLVRQDEPAAQVPAADVDTTLAGRTVLIVDDDPRNVFALTGILELHGMQVLHAEDGRKGVETVAAHPGIDLILMDVMMPEMDGYTATAKIRAMPEHAGIPIIAVTAKAMPGDREKSLASGATDYVTKPVDADDLVARIKRHVTA, encoded by the coding sequence ATGGTCGAGGGGACGCGCCCGGGTGCCAAAGGCGCAGTCGCAGGCGTGGGCGAAGCGGGCGAGCAGGAGCTGCGCCGGCTGCTGGCCGGCCTGACCGCGGTTCGCGACGGCGACTTCGGCATCCGGCTGCCCGGCGGGGCCGACGGCCTGCTCGGCGAGATCGCCACCGTGTTCAACGGCATGGCCGACCAGCTGTCGCTGTTCACCTCCGAGGTCACCCGCGTCGCGCGGGAGGTCGGCAGCGAGGGGCAGCTCGGCGGGCAGGCGAAGGTCCCCGGCGTGTCCGGCACGTGGAAGGACCTCACCGACTCGGTGAACGCCATGGCCGGCAACCTCACCACCCAGGTCCGGGACATCGCCCAGGTGGCGACGGCCGTCGCGAAGGGCGACCTGTCGCAGAAGATCGACGTCGACGCCCGCGGCGAAATCCTCGAACTGAAGGACACCGTCAACACGATGGTGGACCAGCTGTCGTCGTTCGCGGACGAGGTCACCCGCGTGGCGCGCGAGGTGGGCAGCGAAGGCCGGCTCGGCGGCCAGGCGCAGGTACCCGGCGTCGGCGGCGTGTGGCGCGATCTCACCGACTCGGTGAACTTCATGGCCGGGAACCTGACTGACCAGGTCCGCAACGTCGCCCAGGTGACGACGGCGGTCGCGAAGGGCGACCTGTCGCAGAAGATCACCGTCGACGCCCGCGGCGAGATCCTGGAGCTCAAGAGCACGATCAACACGATGGTGGACCAGCTGTCCTCCTTCGCGGACGAGGTCACCCGAGTGGCGCGCGAGGTCGGCACGGAAGGCCGGCTCGGCGGGCAGGCCGACGTCAAGGGCGTCTCCGGGACCTGGCGCGACCTCACCGACTCGGTGAACTTCATGGCGGGCAACCTGACCGACCAGGTCCGCAACATCGCCCAGGTCGCCACCGCGGTGGCCAAGGGCGACCTGTCGCAGAAGATCAACGTGACCGCCCGCGGCGAGGTCCTGGAGCTCAAGGACACGCTGAACACGATGGTGGACCAGCTGTCCGCGTTCGCGGACGAGGTCACCCGCGTGGCCCGCGAGGTCGGCACCGAGGGCAGCCTCGGCGGCCAAGCCGACGTCAAGGGCGTCTCCGGGACGTGGAAGGACCTCACCGAGTCGGTCAACGTCATGGCCGACAACCTCACCGCGCAGGTCCGCTCGATCGCCCAGGTCACCACCGCCGTCGCGCGCGGTGACCTGTCGCAGAAGATCCGGGTCGACGCCCGCGGCGAGATCCTCGAGCTGAAGGACACCATCAACACGATGGTGGACCAGCTGTCCGCGTTCGCGGACGAGGTCACCCGTGTGGCCCGCGAGGTCGGCACCGAGGGCAACCTGGGCGGCCAGGCGACCGTCCGCGGCGTGTCCGGGACCTGGAAGAACCTCACCGACAACGTCAACGTCATGGCGTCCAACCTGACCGGCCAGGTCCGGTCGATCGCCCAGGTCGCCACGGCGGTCGCGCGCGGCGACCTGTCCGGCAAGATCACCGTCGAGGCCAAGGGCGAGGTCGCGGCGCTCGCCGACGTCATCAACACGATGGTCGACACGCTGTCGGCGTTCGCGGACGAGGTCACCCGCGTGGCGCGCGAGGTGGGCACCGAGGGCATGCTCGGCGGCCAGGCGCGCGTGCCGAACGTCGCGGGCACGTGGAAGGACCTCACCGACAACGTCAACTCGATGGCGAACAACCTCACCGGGCAGGTCCGCAACATCGCCCAGGTGACCACCGCCGTCGCGCAGGGCGACCTGACCCGCAAGATCGACGTCGACGCGCGCGGCGAGATCCTGGAGCTCAAGACCACGATCAACACCATGGTCGACCAGCTCTCGGCGTTCGCCGCGGAGGTCACGCGCGTGGCGCGCGAGGTCGGCAGCGAAGGCCGCCTCGGCGGCCAGGCCGAGGTCGAGGGCGTGTCCGGCACCTGGAAGCGGCTGACCGAGAACGTCAACGAGCTGGCCGGGAACCTCACCCGCCAGGTCCGGGCGATCGCCGAGGTCACCAGCGCGGTCGCCGAGGGCGACCTGACCCGCTCGATCACCGTGGACGCCTCCGGCGAGGTCGCCGAGCTGAAGGACAACATCAACTCGATGGTCGAGTCGCTGCGCGAGACCACGCGGGCGAACCAGGAGCAGGACTGGCTCAAGTCGAACCTGGCCACCATCACCGGGCTGATGCAGGGCCGCCGCGACCTCGCGGTCGTCGCGGCCGCGGTGATGGACGAGCTCGTCCCGCTGGTCAACGCCCAGTTCGGCGCGTTCTACCTGGCCGACGACACCGCCGAGGTCCCCGAGCTGCGGCTGGTCGGCGCGTACGGCCACCCCGACGGCGAGGGTCCGGTGGTGCGCTTCCGGATCGGCCAGTCCCTCGTCGGGCAGGCCGCGCGCAGCCGCCGTCCGATCGCGGTCGACGATGTCCCGCCCGGCTACGCGACGATCTCGTCGGGGCTCGGCAGCACCGTGCCGGCCAGCCTGATCGTGCTGCCGATCGTCGTCGAAGACCAGGTCCTCGGCGTGCTGGAGCTGGCGTCGGTGCACGGCTTCACCGCGGTGCACCGGGCGTTCCTCGAGCTGCTGATGGAGCAGATCGGCGTCAACGTCAACAGCATCGTCGCCAACGCCCGCACCGACGAGCTGCTCGGCGAGTCGCAGCGGCTGACCGCCGAGCTGCAGACCCGGTCCGAGGAGCTGCAGGCGCGCCAGGAGGAGCTCCAGTCGTCCAACGCGGAGCTGGAGGAGAAGGCGGCGCTGCTCGTCACGCAGAACCGCGACATCGAGACGAAGAACCTCGAGATCGAGCAGGCGCGCCAGGAGCTGGAGGCGCGGGCCCAGCAGCTGACGATCGCGTCGAAGTACAAGTCGGAGTTCCTGGCCAACATGAGCCACGAGCTGCGGACCCCGCTCAACAGCCTGCTGATCCTCGCCCAGCTGCTCGCGCAGAACCCGACCCGCAACCTCACCGCGAAGCAGGTCGAGTACGCGGGCATCATCCACTCCGCGGGCTCGGACCTGCTGCAGCTGATCAACGACATCCTCGACCTGTCGAAGGTCGAAGCCGGGAAGATGGACGTCACGCCGGAGCAGGTGTCGCTGCGCGGCCTGCTGGACTACGTGGAGGCGACGTTCCGGCCGATGACGTCGCAGCGCAACCTCGAGTTCCGGATCACCGTCGCCCCCGGCTCGCCCGTCGAGCTGCTCACCGACGACTCCCGGCTGCGGCAGGTGCTGCGCAACCTGCTGTCCAACGCGGTCAAGTTCACCGAGGTCGGCGGGATCGAGCTGCACATCGAGCCGGTCGAGCCGGACAAGCTGCCCCGGCCGCTGCGCGCGCACGGCCCGGCCGTGGCGTTCCGGGTCACCGACACCGGCATCGGCATCGCCGAGCACCAGCTGGAGTCGATCTTCGGCGCGTTCCAGCAGGCCGACGGCACCACCAGCCGCAAGTACGGCGGCACCGGGCTGGGGCTGTCGATCAGCCGCGAGATCGCGCAACTGCTCGGCGGCTTCATCACCGCCGAGAGCACGCTCGGCGAGGGCAGCTCGTTCACGTTCTCCCTGCCGGTCGCGCGGCCCGACTTCGCGACGCTGCCCGCGGGCGAGCACCCCGGCACGGCGCTCGCGATCGGCGACGCCGGTGCCGCGCTGACGGCCTCGGTGCCGCGCGCCCACCGGCGGCTGCTGGTCGTGGAGGAGCGTCAGCACGGGCTGCTGACGCTCGTCGCCGAGAGCGCCGCGGCCGACCTGGCCGACAGCCGCGACATCGGGATCTCGCCGGCCGAGGTCGAGGTCGTGACGGCGGTCGGCACGCAGGAAGCGGCGGCCGCGCTCGCCACCGACGCCTACCACTGCGTCGTGCTGGACCTGGACCTGCCGGAGCGCACCGCGTTCGGGTTCCTCGACGCGATGCAGGGCGACAGCGCGCTGCGGATGGTGCCGGTGCTCGCGCACAACAGCCGACGGCTCGACGGCGAGCTGGAGCAGCTGGTCCAGTCCCGCGCGGACGTCCCATCGCTGGAGGTGCTCTCCGGTCTCGACGAGCTGCGCGAGCGGATCGCCCTGCACCTGTCGGCGGAGGAGCCCGGGGCG